In the Streptomyces sp. BHT-5-2 genome, one interval contains:
- a CDS encoding uracil-DNA glycosylase, giving the protein MLPESWRGVLGEELEKPYFKELIDFVEQERAAGPVYPPREQVFAALEATPYDQVKVLILGQDPYHGAGQGHGLCFSVQPGVRTPPSLRNIYKEMQEELGHPVPDNGYLMPWAQQGVLLLNAVLTVREGEANSHKGRGWEKITDAVIRAVASRPDPAVFVLWGNYAKKKLPLIDQERHAVVQGAHPSPLSAKKFFGSRPFTQINDAIAAQGHAPIDWRIPDLG; this is encoded by the coding sequence ATGCTGCCCGAGTCCTGGCGCGGGGTCCTGGGCGAGGAGTTGGAGAAGCCCTACTTCAAGGAGCTGATCGACTTCGTCGAGCAGGAGCGCGCGGCCGGCCCCGTCTACCCGCCCCGCGAGCAGGTCTTCGCGGCGCTGGAGGCCACGCCCTACGACCAGGTCAAGGTGCTCATCCTCGGCCAGGACCCCTACCACGGCGCCGGCCAGGGCCACGGACTGTGCTTCTCCGTGCAGCCCGGGGTCAGGACGCCGCCGTCGCTGCGCAACATCTACAAGGAGATGCAGGAGGAGCTGGGCCACCCGGTGCCGGACAACGGCTATCTGATGCCCTGGGCCCAGCAGGGCGTCCTCCTGCTGAACGCCGTGCTCACCGTCCGCGAGGGCGAGGCCAACTCCCACAAGGGCAGGGGCTGGGAGAAGATCACCGACGCGGTGATCCGCGCCGTCGCCAGCCGCCCGGACCCGGCCGTCTTCGTCCTCTGGGGCAACTACGCCAAGAAGAAGCTGCCGCTGATCGACCAGGAGCGGCACGCGGTGGTCCAGGGAGCGCACCCCTCCCCGCTGTCCGCGAAGAAGTTCTTCGGCTCCCGTCCCTTCACCCAGATCAACGACGCGATCGCCGCCCAGGGCCACGCCCCGATCGACTGGCGCATCCCCGACCTGGGCTGA
- a CDS encoding SDR family oxidoreductase produces MTEQHSGLPEPSGKVALITGASRGIGYGIAEALVARGDRVVITGRNEEALKEAAEKLGADRVLTVAGKAHDEAHQAVAVERAMETFGRVDYLVNNAGTNPVFGPIADLDLDVARKVFETNVVSALGFAQRTWHAWQKENGGAIVNIASIAGVAPSPFIGAYGISKAAMVNLTLQLAHEFAPVVRVNCIAPAVIKTKFAAALYENREEEAAAVYPMGRLGVPEDIGGAAAFLLSDASGWVTGQNLVVDGGLFLNAGV; encoded by the coding sequence ATGACCGAGCAGCACAGCGGGCTCCCCGAGCCCTCCGGCAAGGTGGCCCTGATCACCGGGGCCAGCCGTGGCATCGGCTACGGCATCGCCGAGGCCCTGGTGGCCCGCGGCGACCGGGTCGTCATCACCGGTCGCAATGAGGAGGCCCTGAAGGAGGCCGCCGAGAAGCTCGGCGCCGACCGGGTGCTCACCGTCGCCGGCAAGGCCCACGACGAGGCGCACCAGGCCGTCGCCGTCGAGCGGGCCATGGAGACCTTCGGCCGGGTCGACTACCTCGTCAACAACGCCGGCACCAACCCGGTGTTCGGCCCGATCGCCGACCTCGACCTCGATGTGGCGCGCAAGGTCTTCGAGACCAACGTCGTCTCGGCGCTCGGCTTCGCCCAGCGCACCTGGCACGCCTGGCAGAAGGAGAACGGCGGCGCGATCGTCAACATCGCCTCGATCGCCGGCGTCGCGCCCTCGCCGTTCATCGGCGCCTACGGCATCAGCAAGGCGGCCATGGTGAACCTGACGCTCCAGCTGGCGCACGAGTTCGCGCCGGTGGTTCGGGTCAACTGCATCGCCCCCGCGGTGATCAAGACCAAGTTCGCCGCGGCGCTCTACGAGAACCGCGAGGAGGAGGCGGCCGCCGTCTACCCGATGGGGCGGCTGGGCGTCCCCGAGGACATCGGCGGGGCCGCGGCCTTCCTGTTGTCCGACGCGTCCGGCTGGGTCACCGGCCAGAACCTCGTCGTGGACGGCGGGCTGTTCCTGAACGCGGGCGTGTGA
- the lnt gene encoding apolipoprotein N-acyltransferase, whose product MDIPLGHRTREAGSLWIRGPAAALAGALPALAFPAPSWWWLAYGALVPWLLLVRSARTARRAAVYGWLGGAGFMLAVHHWLLPSLHVFILVLALLLGALWAPWGMLVRALLGGASSVGRAAAALVLVPSGWLMVELVRSWEYLGGPWGLLGASQWQVPPALRLASLGGVWLLSLLIVAVNTALAGLIAVPAARAPAVAGLLVCALAGTAAWLWAPLPRRAGTVRIAVVQPGPGGTPAQRLARSEALTGALAGRGTRLVVWGESSLYQDPADHPALAARLAALSRHTGADLLVNADAPGRAGTGISKSAVLIGPTGPTGDRYAKMRLVPFGEYIPARSVLGWATKVGKAAASDRRRGTHQVVMALPAAAGLRAGPLVCFETAFPDMSRRLAADGAQLLVAQSSTATFQDSWAPAQHASLGALRAAETWRPMVHATLTGVSAVYGPRGEPVGERLGTDHSTAAVYDLPLARGTSPYTRWGDWAVQGAVAALLVYGAIEASRAVRRRRAERSAGPGASSGRRPVRAPR is encoded by the coding sequence ATGGACATACCGCTCGGCCACCGGACACGGGAGGCCGGATCCCTCTGGATCCGCGGCCCGGCCGCCGCGCTCGCCGGCGCGCTGCCCGCCCTCGCCTTCCCGGCGCCGTCCTGGTGGTGGCTGGCGTACGGGGCGCTGGTGCCGTGGCTGCTGCTGGTGCGTTCGGCGCGGACCGCCCGGCGGGCGGCGGTGTACGGGTGGCTGGGCGGCGCCGGCTTCATGCTGGCGGTGCACCACTGGCTGCTGCCGAGCCTGCATGTCTTCATCCTGGTGCTGGCGCTGCTGCTGGGTGCGCTGTGGGCACCCTGGGGGATGCTGGTGCGGGCGCTGCTGGGCGGGGCGTCGTCCGTCGGGCGGGCCGCCGCCGCGCTGGTGCTGGTGCCGTCCGGCTGGCTGATGGTCGAACTGGTCCGTTCCTGGGAGTACTTGGGCGGTCCGTGGGGACTGCTGGGCGCCAGCCAGTGGCAGGTGCCGCCCGCGCTGCGGCTGGCGTCGCTCGGCGGGGTGTGGCTGCTGAGCCTGCTGATCGTGGCGGTGAACACCGCGCTGGCCGGGCTGATCGCCGTCCCCGCGGCCCGCGCGCCGGCCGTCGCGGGCCTGCTGGTGTGCGCGCTGGCCGGCACCGCGGCCTGGCTGTGGGCGCCGCTCCCCCGGCGCGCCGGGACGGTGCGGATCGCGGTCGTCCAGCCGGGCCCCGGTGGTACGCCCGCCCAGCGGCTAGCCCGCAGCGAGGCGCTCACCGGCGCGCTGGCCGGCCGCGGGACGCGCTTGGTCGTCTGGGGCGAGAGCAGCCTCTACCAGGACCCGGCCGACCATCCGGCGCTCGCCGCCCGGCTGGCCGCGCTGTCCCGGCACACCGGCGCCGACCTGCTGGTGAACGCCGACGCGCCGGGCCGCGCGGGCACCGGGATCTCCAAGAGCGCGGTGCTGATCGGCCCGACCGGCCCGACCGGCGACCGCTACGCCAAGATGCGGCTGGTGCCGTTCGGCGAGTACATACCCGCCAGGTCCGTCCTGGGCTGGGCGACGAAGGTGGGCAAGGCCGCCGCCAGCGACCGCCGGCGGGGCACCCACCAGGTGGTGATGGCGCTGCCCGCCGCGGCCGGACTGCGGGCCGGTCCGCTGGTCTGCTTCGAGACCGCGTTCCCGGACATGAGCCGCCGACTGGCCGCCGACGGCGCGCAGCTGCTGGTGGCCCAGTCCTCGACCGCGACGTTCCAGGACAGCTGGGCACCGGCCCAGCACGCCTCCCTGGGGGCACTGCGCGCGGCGGAGACCTGGCGCCCGATGGTGCACGCCACGCTCACCGGCGTCAGCGCGGTGTACGGGCCGCGGGGCGAGCCGGTCGGCGAGCGGCTGGGCACCGACCACAGCACGGCAGCCGTCTACGACCTGCCGCTGGCCCGCGGCACCAGCCCGTACACCCGGTGGGGCGACTGGGCGGTCCAGGGGGCGGTCGCCGCGCTGCTCGTCTACGGGGCGATCGAGGCCAGCCGGGCCGTCCGACGGCGCCGCGCCGAGCGCTCCGCGGGGCCCGGGGCTAGCTCCGGGCGGCGGCCTGTGCGAGCGCCTCGGTGA
- a CDS encoding Gfo/Idh/MocA family protein has translation MKVGCIGLGDIARKAYLPVLGAQPGIELHLQTRNPVALQQAGDTYRLTGRQLHADLDGLLAAAPDAVFVHAATVAHPELVTRLIEAGVPTYVDKPIAYDIADTRRIVALAEERGVGLAVGFNRRFAPGYAQCLEHPRELILLQKNRAGMPEAPRTLVLDDFIHVVDTLRFLAPGEIEHLDVRARVRDGLMDHVVLQLSGDGFTALGTMNRRSGSVEELLDVSGQDARRQVVNLAEVVDHKGQPSVRRRGDWEPVARQRGIEQIVRAFLDDVRAGRRPSAQDALRTHELCERVVTEALAQAAARS, from the coding sequence GTGAAGGTCGGTTGCATCGGGCTCGGGGACATCGCACGCAAGGCGTATCTCCCCGTACTGGGCGCGCAGCCCGGGATCGAGCTGCATCTGCAGACCCGCAACCCCGTCGCGCTGCAACAGGCCGGCGACACCTATCGGCTGACCGGGCGGCAGCTCCACGCCGATCTGGACGGGCTGCTCGCGGCCGCGCCGGACGCCGTCTTCGTCCATGCCGCCACGGTCGCCCACCCGGAGCTGGTGACCCGGTTGATCGAGGCCGGGGTGCCGACCTACGTGGACAAGCCGATCGCCTACGACATCGCCGACACTCGGCGGATCGTCGCCCTCGCCGAGGAGCGCGGGGTGGGTCTGGCCGTCGGCTTCAACCGCCGCTTCGCGCCCGGTTACGCGCAGTGCCTGGAGCACCCCCGCGAACTGATCCTGCTCCAGAAGAACCGCGCCGGGATGCCCGAGGCCCCCCGCACGCTGGTCCTCGACGACTTCATCCACGTCGTCGACACCCTGCGCTTCCTCGCGCCCGGCGAGATCGAGCACCTCGACGTCCGGGCGCGGGTCCGGGACGGCCTGATGGACCATGTGGTGCTCCAGCTGTCCGGCGACGGGTTCACCGCGCTCGGCACCATGAACCGGCGCAGCGGCTCCGTCGAGGAACTCCTGGACGTCTCCGGGCAGGACGCCCGGCGCCAGGTCGTCAACCTTGCCGAGGTCGTCGACCACAAGGGGCAGCCGAGCGTCCGCCGTCGCGGCGACTGGGAGCCGGTGGCCCGTCAGCGGGGCATCGAACAGATCGTGCGGGCCTTCCTGGACGACGTCCGGGCCGGGCGGCGGCCGTCGGCCCAGGACGCGCTGCGGACCCACGAGCTGTGCGAACGGGTGGTCACCGAGGCGCTCGCACAGGCCGCCGCCCGGAGCTAG
- a CDS encoding CPBP family intramembrane glutamic endopeptidase, with translation METIRKPLSTTAGARPSRIAERLLADRHSLPLSIALHFAPGALIVAVYLLVAEPLVKSLGYPPFLGWAVAMLLALVPFELGLLLWLGRRRNGGFSLRGVVHYLDEPIPRRKLVALVLPLILWFLAVSSLLTPMDNFFYRSLFRWVPFEGAGGGVTDVLAGYPHSVMLTALAVCIPLTGLSFPVIEELYFRGFLMARLSRLGRWAPVVSTVLFSLYHLWTPWVFLSRVIFFLPGPWFAWRKQDLRVSIGMHAGTTFVLQTFGTIALLLNLVP, from the coding sequence ATGGAAACCATACGGAAGCCCCTGTCCACGACAGCAGGCGCCCGACCGAGCCGAATCGCCGAGCGGTTGCTGGCCGACCGCCACTCGCTGCCACTCTCCATCGCGCTGCACTTCGCCCCCGGAGCGCTGATCGTCGCCGTCTACCTGCTCGTCGCCGAACCACTGGTCAAGTCCCTCGGATATCCGCCGTTCCTGGGCTGGGCGGTCGCCATGCTGCTGGCGCTCGTGCCGTTCGAGCTCGGCCTGCTGCTGTGGCTGGGCCGCCGGCGCAACGGCGGGTTCTCGCTGCGCGGAGTGGTGCACTACCTGGACGAGCCGATCCCGCGCCGGAAGCTCGTGGCCCTCGTCCTCCCCCTGATCCTCTGGTTCCTGGCGGTGTCATCCCTCCTCACCCCCATGGACAACTTCTTCTACCGGTCGCTGTTTCGGTGGGTTCCCTTCGAGGGTGCGGGCGGTGGCGTCACCGACGTCCTCGCCGGATACCCGCACTCGGTCATGCTGACCGCGCTGGCGGTGTGCATTCCGCTGACCGGGCTGTCCTTCCCGGTCATCGAGGAGCTCTACTTCCGCGGCTTTCTGATGGCCCGCCTGTCCCGACTGGGCCGGTGGGCGCCGGTGGTCAGCACGGTGCTGTTCTCGCTCTACCACCTGTGGACGCCATGGGTGTTCCTGTCCCGGGTGATCTTCTTTCTCCCGGGGCCCTGGTTCGCCTGGCGGAAGCAGGATCTTCGGGTGTCGATCGGGATGCACGCCGGCACGACCTTCGTCCTGCAGACGTTCGGGACCATCGCCCTCCTGCTGAACCTCGTACCGTGA
- a CDS encoding GAF domain-containing sensor histidine kinase — protein MPPASPSPEPTDPHAGAGVEGSAAELAERTAQSLRHLAGGPLSRLPQLLEAMVAIGSDLDVHRVLHRIAETAASLTGARYAAVEVLDEDGEGLRDLITHGSPPKGRPAAPFALRVPIKVQGELFGSVFLAGKVDGVAAGAAARDGRFGEVDLQLVRVLATEAGIAMGNARMHAAARQRRRWIDGAASVTTALLAGPETGSTTEHALTVVAEKGRELAEAATGAVLLPQPDGAMEVVAISTELPEPVRAEAYGGTIPPESPVLHRIHAGLAVFSDDFAGDPRSISPLSRHYGPTMLLPLRSSGRVLGALALCRASGGPRFTHMERTLGAQFASQAALALVLADRHRDRERLAVYEDRDRIARDLHDLVIQRLFATGMLLESAQRTAELPEVKEDMGRAVDELDATIQEIRTAIIALQQGPPEAPAGPRTRILREAGAATAVLGARPSVQFVGPVDARVGAECARELVAAVGRALAEVARTATSARVVVDATAVLADGREVVRMTVTGEGGGESTEGPAGPVVWERPLQP, from the coding sequence ATGCCGCCTGCGTCGCCGTCCCCCGAGCCCACCGACCCGCATGCCGGGGCCGGGGTCGAGGGCTCGGCGGCGGAGCTCGCCGAGCGGACCGCGCAGAGCCTGCGGCATCTGGCCGGCGGTCCGCTGTCCCGGCTGCCGCAGCTGCTGGAGGCGATGGTCGCGATCGGCTCCGACCTGGACGTGCACCGGGTGCTGCACCGGATCGCCGAGACCGCCGCGTCGCTGACCGGCGCCCGTTACGCGGCCGTGGAGGTGCTGGACGAGGACGGCGAGGGGCTGCGCGACCTGATCACCCACGGCAGCCCGCCCAAGGGCCGGCCGGCCGCCCCGTTCGCCCTCCGGGTGCCGATCAAGGTGCAGGGCGAGCTGTTCGGGAGCGTCTTCCTGGCCGGGAAGGTGGACGGCGTGGCGGCGGGGGCCGCTGCGCGCGACGGGCGGTTCGGCGAGGTCGACCTCCAGCTGGTGCGGGTGCTGGCGACCGAGGCCGGGATCGCCATGGGCAACGCCCGGATGCATGCCGCGGCCCGGCAGCGCAGGCGCTGGATCGACGGCGCGGCGTCGGTGACCACGGCACTGCTGGCCGGGCCGGAGACCGGTTCCACGACCGAGCACGCGCTGACGGTGGTCGCCGAGAAGGGCCGGGAGCTGGCCGAGGCGGCGACCGGGGCGGTGCTGCTGCCGCAGCCGGACGGCGCGATGGAGGTGGTGGCGATCTCCACGGAGCTGCCCGAGCCCGTGCGCGCGGAGGCGTACGGGGGCACGATCCCGCCGGAGAGCCCGGTGCTGCACCGGATCCACGCCGGGCTGGCGGTCTTCTCCGACGACTTCGCCGGCGATCCGCGTTCGATCTCCCCGCTGTCGCGCCACTACGGGCCGACGATGCTGCTGCCGTTGCGCAGCAGCGGCCGGGTGCTGGGCGCGCTGGCCCTGTGCCGGGCGTCCGGCGGGCCCCGCTTCACGCATATGGAGCGGACGCTGGGCGCTCAGTTCGCGTCCCAGGCGGCGCTGGCGCTGGTCCTGGCCGACCGCCACCGCGACCGGGAGCGGCTCGCGGTCTACGAGGACCGGGACCGGATCGCCCGGGATCTGCACGACCTGGTGATCCAGCGGCTGTTCGCCACCGGGATGCTGCTGGAGAGCGCCCAGCGCACGGCCGAACTCCCGGAGGTCAAGGAGGACATGGGGCGGGCGGTGGACGAGCTGGACGCCACGATCCAGGAGATCCGTACCGCGATCATCGCGCTCCAGCAGGGGCCGCCGGAGGCGCCGGCCGGGCCGCGCACCCGGATCCTGCGGGAGGCCGGCGCGGCCACGGCGGTGCTGGGCGCCCGGCCGTCGGTGCAGTTCGTCGGGCCGGTGGACGCGCGGGTCGGTGCGGAATGCGCCCGGGAGCTGGTGGCGGCAGTCGGGCGGGCGTTGGCGGAGGTGGCGCGGACGGCGACCTCGGCGCGGGTCGTCGTGGACGCGACCGCCGTCCTGGCCGACGGCCGGGAGGTGGTGCGGATGACGGTGACCGGTGAGGGCGGCGGGGAGAGCACGGAGGGTCCGGCCGGGCCGGTGGTCTGGGAGCGGCCCCTTCAGCCGTAG
- a CDS encoding FAD-dependent monooxygenase: MPQRTAIVIGGGIGGLTAAVALDRRGWRVTALERAAALEPVGAGIGLAPNAQRALDTVGVGDAVRAMASRQLTGEIRRPDGRLLARTDNAAAVRRYGGPVVIVHRADLIALLAGRLPGTAVRTGAPAALVDPGDPLRDDRPARVRVAGPDGEPEELTADLVVAADGIHSAVRRGLFPAHPAPRYAGFTAWRFVVSAADAAGLTAPDTAHETWGPGGVWGTLPLHDGRIYAYATAAVPPGGGRDGGDQRAELLRRFGGWHRPVPQLLAAADPAAVLRNDVYAAAAPPPAFHHGRVALLGDAVHPMTPNLGQGGCQAVEDAVVLAHEAARDTALAPALAAYTRQRLPRAMAVVRRSGRIGRLTTWRSRPACALRGALIAATARLAPDLALRGLDGIADWRPPTAP, translated from the coding sequence GTGCCGCAACGCACCGCGATCGTGATCGGCGGCGGGATCGGCGGGCTCACCGCCGCGGTGGCGCTGGACCGGCGGGGCTGGCGGGTGACCGCGCTGGAGCGGGCCGCCGCCCTGGAACCGGTGGGCGCGGGCATCGGACTGGCCCCCAACGCGCAGCGCGCGCTGGACACCGTCGGCGTGGGCGACGCGGTCCGCGCCATGGCCTCCCGGCAGCTGACGGGCGAGATCCGCCGGCCCGACGGGCGGCTGCTGGCCCGTACGGACAACGCGGCCGCCGTCCGGCGGTACGGCGGACCCGTCGTGATCGTCCACCGTGCCGACCTGATCGCGCTGCTCGCCGGCCGGCTGCCCGGCACCGCCGTCCGCACCGGCGCCCCGGCCGCCCTCGTGGACCCCGGCGATCCGCTGCGCGACGACCGGCCGGCCCGGGTCCGTGTCGCCGGCCCGGACGGCGAACCGGAGGAGCTGACCGCCGACCTCGTCGTCGCCGCCGACGGCATCCACTCCGCCGTCCGCCGCGGCCTCTTCCCCGCCCACCCCGCGCCCCGCTACGCCGGCTTCACCGCCTGGCGCTTCGTGGTGTCGGCCGCCGACGCCGCCGGGCTCACCGCCCCCGACACCGCGCACGAGACCTGGGGACCGGGCGGCGTGTGGGGCACCCTGCCGCTGCACGACGGGCGGATCTACGCGTACGCCACCGCGGCCGTCCCGCCCGGCGGCGGCCGGGACGGCGGCGACCAACGCGCCGAGCTGCTGCGCCGGTTCGGCGGCTGGCACCGGCCCGTCCCGCAGTTGCTGGCCGCCGCCGACCCGGCCGCGGTCCTCCGCAACGACGTGTACGCCGCGGCCGCGCCGCCGCCCGCCTTCCACCACGGCCGGGTCGCCCTGCTCGGTGACGCGGTGCACCCGATGACGCCCAACCTCGGGCAGGGCGGCTGCCAGGCCGTGGAGGACGCCGTGGTCCTCGCCCACGAGGCCGCCCGGGACACCGCCCTCGCCCCGGCGCTCGCCGCCTACACCCGGCAGCGGCTGCCCCGCGCCATGGCCGTGGTCCGCCGGTCGGGGCGGATCGGCCGGCTCACCACCTGGCGGTCCCGGCCCGCCTGCGCGCTGCGCGGCGCCCTGATCGCGGCCACCGCCCGCCTGGCGCCCGACCTCGCGCTGCGCGGCCTGGACGGCATCGCCGACTGGCGGCCGCCGACCGCCCCGTAA
- a CDS encoding TetR/AcrR family transcriptional regulator: MNARKAAAPPPPAPRHRLIADTALALLAERGMRGLTHRAVDEAAGLPQGSTSNLARTRAALLSAAVRRLAEREAAVLAPEEMPGVADPAAGAPAALADALALGLHRHLSHHRALLIARYELALEATRRPELREVYDQAGRAFRDPVEALLRAAGSRAPERQALALVAWCDGVLFSCVAGQFHAEAPTREALRASCAELLDGMLRG; this comes from the coding sequence ATGAACGCCCGCAAGGCCGCCGCTCCCCCGCCTCCGGCCCCCCGGCACCGACTGATCGCCGACACCGCCCTGGCCCTGCTCGCGGAGCGGGGCATGCGGGGGCTGACGCACCGCGCCGTCGACGAGGCGGCCGGACTGCCGCAGGGCTCCACGTCCAACCTCGCGCGGACCCGGGCGGCGCTGCTGTCGGCGGCGGTGCGGCGGCTGGCCGAGCGGGAGGCGGCCGTGCTGGCGCCGGAGGAGATGCCGGGCGTCGCCGACCCGGCGGCCGGCGCCCCGGCGGCGCTCGCGGACGCGCTCGCGCTTGGTCTGCACCGCCATCTCTCGCACCACCGGGCGCTGCTGATCGCCCGCTACGAACTGGCGCTGGAGGCCACCCGCAGGCCGGAGTTGCGGGAGGTCTACGACCAGGCGGGCCGGGCCTTCAGGGATCCGGTGGAGGCACTGCTGAGGGCGGCCGGTTCGCGCGCCCCGGAGCGGCAGGCGCTGGCCCTGGTGGCGTGGTGCGACGGGGTGCTGTTCTCCTGCGTCGCGGGGCAGTTCCACGCCGAGGCCCCCACCCGCGAAGCGCTGCGTGCCTCGTGCGCGGAACTGCTCGACGGGATGCTGCGCGGCTGA
- a CDS encoding ABC transporter ATP-binding protein produces the protein MDMEVTAWHSLHSTMNAQRGRHRFSRGTLRRIAGFARPRRRMLVWFLVLSTVTAVLAVATPLLAGRVVDAIVGGRSAGLVVELSGLIAAIALAEAGLGLLTRWLSASIGEGLILDLRTTVYDHVQRMPIAFFTRTRTGALVSRLNNDVIGAQRAFSDTLSGVVSNIVTLLLTLGVMLSLSWQITLIALVLLPVFVLPARLVGRRLAALRREGADHNAAMGTQMTERFSAPGATLVKLMGRPSRESAEFAARARRVRDIGVRSAMVQTYFVTALTLVSALALAVVYGLGGFLALRGQLEAGSIVSLALLLTRLYAPLTALSGAHIEVMSALVSFERVFEVLDLEPLITERPDARTVPAGPVSVEFDAVRFGYPSADKVSLASLEEVATLDTRGGEEVLHDVSFRAEPGQMVALVGSSGAGKSTIAQLLPRLYDADSGAVRLAGVDVRELTAASLRDTLGMVTQDGHLFHDSIRENLLLANPEAAEEELWDALRRARLDELIAGLPDGLDTVVGERGYRLSGGERQRLTIARLLLAHPRVVILDEATAHLDNTSEAAVQEALTEALDGRTALVIAHRLSTVRAADLILVVEGGRIVERGTHETLLASGGRYAELYRTQFAAADAEPEPAPVPSLVN, from the coding sequence ATGGACATGGAAGTCACCGCCTGGCATTCGCTGCACAGCACGATGAACGCCCAGCGGGGCAGGCACCGCTTCTCCAGGGGGACGCTGCGCCGGATCGCGGGCTTCGCCCGACCGCGCCGCCGGATGCTGGTGTGGTTCCTGGTGCTGAGCACCGTCACCGCGGTGCTCGCGGTGGCCACCCCGCTGCTCGCCGGGCGGGTGGTGGACGCGATCGTCGGCGGCCGGTCGGCCGGGCTCGTCGTGGAACTGTCCGGACTGATCGCGGCCATCGCGCTGGCCGAGGCGGGGCTGGGGCTGCTGACCCGCTGGCTGTCGGCGAGCATCGGCGAGGGCCTCATCCTGGACCTGCGCACCACCGTCTACGACCACGTCCAGCGGATGCCGATCGCCTTCTTCACCCGCACCCGCACCGGGGCCCTGGTCAGCCGCCTCAACAACGATGTGATCGGCGCCCAGCGGGCGTTCAGCGACACCCTCTCCGGAGTCGTCAGCAACATCGTCACCCTGCTGCTCACGCTCGGCGTGATGCTCAGCCTGTCCTGGCAGATCACGCTGATCGCGCTGGTGCTGCTGCCGGTGTTCGTGCTGCCCGCCCGGCTGGTCGGCCGGCGGCTGGCGGCACTGCGGCGGGAGGGCGCCGACCACAACGCCGCGATGGGCACCCAGATGACCGAGCGGTTCTCCGCGCCCGGCGCCACCCTGGTGAAGCTGATGGGCCGGCCGTCCCGCGAGTCCGCCGAGTTCGCCGCCCGGGCCCGCCGGGTGCGCGACATCGGCGTCCGCTCGGCGATGGTGCAGACGTACTTCGTCACCGCGCTCACCCTCGTCTCCGCGCTGGCGCTGGCCGTGGTCTACGGGCTGGGCGGCTTCCTGGCGCTGCGCGGGCAGTTGGAGGCGGGCTCGATCGTCTCGCTGGCCCTGCTGCTCACCCGGCTCTACGCCCCGCTGACCGCCCTGTCCGGCGCGCACATCGAGGTGATGAGCGCGCTGGTCAGCTTCGAGCGGGTCTTCGAGGTGCTGGACCTGGAGCCGCTGATCACCGAGCGGCCGGACGCCCGGACGGTGCCGGCGGGCCCGGTGTCGGTGGAGTTCGACGCGGTGCGCTTCGGCTACCCGTCCGCCGACAAGGTGTCACTGGCCTCCCTGGAGGAGGTCGCCACCCTCGACACCCGGGGCGGCGAGGAGGTCCTGCACGACGTCTCCTTCCGCGCCGAGCCGGGCCAGATGGTCGCCCTGGTCGGCTCCTCGGGGGCCGGCAAGTCCACCATCGCCCAGCTGCTGCCGCGGCTGTACGACGCGGATTCCGGTGCGGTGCGGCTGGCCGGCGTCGACGTCCGCGAGCTGACCGCCGCCTCGCTGCGGGACACCCTGGGCATGGTCACCCAGGACGGCCATCTCTTCCACGACTCCATCCGGGAGAACCTGCTGCTGGCCAACCCCGAGGCGGCGGAGGAAGAGCTGTGGGACGCGCTGCGCCGGGCCCGCCTGGACGAGCTGATCGCCGGCCTGCCCGACGGTCTGGACACCGTCGTCGGCGAACGCGGCTACCGCCTGTCCGGCGGCGAACGGCAGCGGCTGACCATCGCCCGGCTGCTGCTGGCCCACCCCCGGGTGGTGATCCTGGACGAGGCCACCGCCCATCTCGACAACACCTCGGAGGCGGCCGTCCAGGAAGCGCTCACCGAGGCGCTGGACGGGCGGACCGCGCTGGTCATCGCCCACCGGTTGTCGACCGTGCGGGCCGCCGACCTGATCCTCGTCGTCGAGGGCGGCCGGATCGTCGAGCGGGGGACGCACGAGACGCTGCTGGCGAGCGGCGGCCGGTACGCCGAGCTGTACCGGACCCAGTTCGCCGCCGCGGACGCCGAGCCGGAGCCGGCCCCCGTCCCCTCGCTGGTGAACTGA